In Numidum massiliense, a single genomic region encodes these proteins:
- a CDS encoding pyrimidine-nucleoside phosphorylase, with protein MRMVDLIHKKRDGGTLTTDEIQYFITSYTNGEIPDYQVSAMLMAIYFRGMDTRETSDLTMAIVHSGEQIDLSAIHGRIVDKHSTGGVGDTTSIILVPLVAACGVPVAKMSGRGLGHTGGTIDKLESFSNFSVEIDNERFVELVNKNKLSLVGQSGNLTPADKLLYALRDVTATVESIPLIAASIMSKKIAAGTDSIVLDVKVGSGAFMKNIEAAKALATTMVNIGAHVGRQTVAVISDMNQPLGRAVGNALEIKEAIDTLQGKGPRDLEELCLALGSHMLVLAGKTDDEREARAMLQAAIRDGSALEKLVTLVESQGGDPRQVRQPELLPTAPHQFDVCAPRAGYVHHIASEEVGITAMLLGAGRATKQDDIDLSVGIVLNKKVGDYVEANESIATLHVRDEAHEKLGERLLAAYSLVDAKQEEAPLVHAVVRAEG; from the coding sequence ATGCGTATGGTCGATCTCATTCATAAAAAACGAGACGGAGGCACGCTCACGACAGATGAAATCCAGTATTTTATTACCAGTTACACGAACGGTGAGATTCCGGACTATCAAGTGAGCGCGATGCTGATGGCGATTTACTTTCGAGGGATGGACACGCGAGAAACGTCTGATTTAACGATGGCGATCGTCCACTCTGGGGAACAAATCGACCTGTCGGCGATTCACGGTAGAATTGTCGACAAACACAGTACGGGCGGTGTCGGTGATACGACGTCAATTATTCTCGTGCCGCTCGTCGCCGCATGTGGCGTGCCGGTAGCTAAAATGTCGGGTCGCGGTCTCGGACATACTGGCGGTACGATTGACAAGCTGGAGTCGTTTTCTAACTTCAGTGTCGAAATTGACAACGAACGGTTCGTCGAACTCGTCAACAAAAACAAGCTGTCACTCGTCGGACAATCAGGGAATTTAACCCCGGCAGATAAATTACTTTACGCCTTGCGCGACGTGACCGCTACGGTCGAATCGATCCCGCTTATCGCCGCGTCGATCATGAGTAAAAAAATTGCTGCCGGCACCGACAGCATCGTACTCGACGTGAAAGTCGGCAGTGGCGCATTTATGAAAAATATCGAGGCGGCTAAAGCGCTGGCGACGACGATGGTCAACATTGGGGCCCACGTCGGCCGCCAAACGGTCGCCGTCATTAGCGACATGAACCAACCTCTCGGGCGCGCCGTCGGTAACGCGCTTGAGATTAAAGAAGCGATTGACACGTTGCAAGGAAAAGGCCCTAGGGACCTTGAGGAGCTATGTCTCGCCCTCGGCAGTCACATGCTCGTGCTCGCCGGAAAAACGGACGATGAACGCGAGGCGCGCGCCATGCTTCAGGCGGCGATTCGCGACGGCAGTGCGCTGGAAAAATTAGTGACGCTCGTCGAATCACAAGGCGGTGACCCGCGACAAGTGAGACAACCGGAGTTGCTGCCGACAGCGCCGCACCAGTTCGACGTGTGCGCGCCGCGAGCTGGTTACGTCCACCACATCGCTTCGGAAGAAGTCGGCATCACGGCGATGCTGTTAGGGGCCGGCCGCGCGACGAAACAAGACGACATCGATCTTTCCGTCGGCATCGTCTTAAACAAAAAAGTTGGTGACTATGTCGAGGCGAACGAGTCAATCGCCACGTTGCACGTGAGGGACGAAGCGCACGAGAAGCTCGGCGAGCGTCTCCTAGCGGCTTATTCGCTAGTTGACGCTAAACAAGAAGAAGCGCCACTCGTTCACGCGGTCGTCCGCGCCGAAGGGTAG
- a CDS encoding serine/threonine-protein kinase: protein MTDERGERNSMFPEWKQADHVLQHVNVIGNRNNEPVTVTGGVPGLRCIGIGTDAAVFRYEKLPAYAYKVYTADAIQKKDVEAHVYARLAGSRFFPQCYGAGNNYLALSFERGYTLYECLLRGIPVPEQVMIDVEQAREFVRARKLNPRDIHLKNVLLQEGRAKIVDVSEYVKDGNDYRWEHLMWAYERFYPFIQGAKVHSFILNTISYWYKLLW from the coding sequence ATGACCGACGAACGAGGGGAAAGGAACAGTATGTTTCCGGAATGGAAGCAAGCGGATCACGTGCTTCAACATGTGAATGTCATCGGAAATCGAAACAACGAGCCAGTGACAGTGACTGGTGGTGTGCCCGGCTTGCGCTGTATCGGGATTGGCACAGATGCAGCCGTGTTCCGCTATGAGAAGTTGCCGGCGTATGCCTATAAAGTGTATACCGCGGACGCGATACAAAAAAAAGACGTAGAAGCACACGTCTACGCCCGTTTGGCTGGTTCTCGCTTTTTTCCGCAATGTTATGGGGCGGGGAATAACTATCTCGCCCTTAGCTTTGAACGAGGTTATACGTTGTACGAGTGTCTTTTGCGCGGTATTCCCGTCCCGGAGCAAGTGATGATCGACGTCGAACAGGCGCGCGAGTTTGTGCGTGCCCGTAAGTTAAATCCGCGGGACATTCATCTAAAAAACGTGTTGCTACAGGAAGGTAGAGCTAAAATTGTCGATGTTTCGGAATACGTTAAGGATGGGAACGATTATCGCTGGGAACATTTAATGTGGGCGTACGAACGTTTTTATCCGTTTATTCAAGGTGCCAAAGTCCATTCCTTTATATTAAACACGATCTCGTACTGGTACAAACTGCTCTGGTAA
- a CDS encoding 2,3-butanediol dehydrogenase, protein MKAARWHGLKDMRVDDIPVPGVRPGTVKIKVKWCGICGSDLHEYTTGPVMVPIDKPHPLTKEQAPVVFGHEFSGEVVEVGEGVTKYKAGDRVVVEPIYNCGKCPACRSGKYNRCEMLGFYGVIGGGGGFSEYTVTPEKMVHKIPDNMTFEQGALVEPTAVAVHAVRKSKLRIGDSVAVFGTGPIGLLTIMAAKAAGAARVIAVEVSQERKQYAAKVGADIVLDPTEIDVVEEIHRLTGGGVDISFEVAGIEEVLNQAIDSVKFDGQVVVISVWEQRAAIDPNKLLFKECDVIGTIGYCDIFPGVIKLIADGRIKADELVTKKIDIDNVVSDGLEALLAEKNQIKILVKPD, encoded by the coding sequence ATGAAAGCAGCACGATGGCACGGGCTTAAGGATATGCGCGTTGACGACATTCCAGTACCCGGGGTAAGACCAGGAACAGTGAAAATTAAAGTGAAGTGGTGTGGCATTTGCGGTTCTGATTTACACGAGTATACAACAGGACCGGTTATGGTGCCGATTGACAAGCCGCATCCGCTCACAAAGGAACAGGCCCCCGTCGTTTTCGGCCACGAGTTTTCGGGTGAAGTCGTTGAAGTCGGCGAAGGCGTGACAAAGTATAAAGCGGGCGATCGCGTTGTTGTCGAACCGATTTACAATTGCGGCAAATGCCCTGCCTGTCGCAGTGGAAAGTACAATCGTTGCGAGATGCTCGGCTTTTACGGGGTAATCGGTGGCGGGGGCGGATTTTCCGAGTATACCGTTACACCTGAAAAAATGGTACACAAAATCCCGGACAATATGACGTTCGAACAAGGGGCTCTTGTCGAACCGACAGCTGTCGCCGTACACGCCGTGCGAAAAAGTAAGCTGCGCATCGGCGATTCGGTTGCCGTATTCGGTACTGGCCCGATCGGCTTGCTAACGATTATGGCTGCTAAGGCAGCTGGCGCGGCTCGTGTCATTGCCGTCGAAGTGTCGCAAGAGCGCAAACAATACGCTGCAAAAGTGGGTGCCGACATCGTCCTCGACCCGACGGAAATTGATGTTGTGGAAGAAATTCATCGCTTAACCGGCGGTGGTGTCGACATCAGTTTTGAAGTGGCTGGCATCGAGGAAGTGTTGAATCAAGCGATTGACAGCGTCAAGTTCGACGGACAAGTCGTCGTTATCAGTGTATGGGAACAGCGTGCCGCGATTGATCCGAACAAGCTGCTCTTCAAAGAATGCGACGTCATCGGCACGATTGGTTATTGCGACATTTTTCCAGGAGTCATTAAGCTTATTGCCGACGGCCGCATCAAAGCCGATGAGTTGGTCACGAAGAAGATCGACATCGACAACGTTGTTTCTGATGGGTTGGAAGCATTATTGGCAGAGAAGAACCAAATTAAAATTTTAGTCAAACCAGACTAA
- a CDS encoding 2,3-butanediol dehydrogenase: MKAARWHGVKDIRVEDIPVPDVKPGTVKIKVKWCGICGSDLHEYLAGPILIPGDEPHPLTNEKAPVVLGHEFSGEVVEVGEGVTKFKAGDRVVVEPIYNCGKCPACLSGKYNRCEVLGFHGLIGGGGGFSEYTVMTEKMVHKIPDNMTFEQGALVEPTAVAVHAVRKSKMRIGDSVAVFGAGPIGLLTIMAAKAAGAAQIIAVEVSPERKEFAKKMGADIVLDPTEVDPVKEIHRLTDGGADISFEVAGIEAVLNQAIDSIKFDGQVVVISVWEKRAAIDPNQLLFKECDVIGTIAYCDIFPAVIKLIADGQIKADQLITKKIDVDDVATEGFDALVAEKSQIKILVKPN, translated from the coding sequence GTGAAAGCAGCACGATGGCACGGAGTCAAAGATATTCGCGTCGAAGACATTCCAGTACCTGATGTGAAACCGGGTACAGTAAAAATTAAAGTAAAATGGTGTGGCATTTGCGGTTCCGACTTGCATGAGTATTTAGCGGGACCGATCCTTATTCCGGGAGACGAACCACATCCGCTAACGAATGAAAAAGCACCCGTCGTCCTCGGCCACGAGTTTTCGGGTGAAGTGGTCGAAGTCGGCGAGGGCGTAACGAAATTTAAAGCAGGCGACCGCGTCGTCGTCGAGCCGATTTACAACTGCGGCAAATGTCCGGCATGCTTAAGTGGCAAGTACAACCGTTGTGAAGTGCTCGGTTTCCACGGACTAATCGGCGGTGGCGGTGGCTTTTCCGAGTATACCGTCATGACCGAAAAAATGGTACACAAAATCCCGGACAATATGACGTTCGAACAAGGGGCACTCGTGGAACCGACCGCCGTCGCAGTGCACGCGGTACGGAAAAGTAAGATGCGCATCGGCGATTCGGTAGCTGTATTCGGTGCCGGCCCGATCGGGTTGCTAACGATTATGGCTGCCAAAGCGGCAGGTGCAGCGCAAATTATCGCCGTCGAAGTGTCTCCAGAACGTAAAGAGTTCGCGAAAAAAATGGGCGCCGACATTGTCCTCGACCCGACGGAAGTCGATCCAGTGAAAGAAATTCACCGCTTGACAGACGGCGGAGCCGACATCAGCTTTGAAGTGGCCGGGATCGAAGCCGTGTTGAACCAAGCGATCGACAGCATCAAATTTGACGGACAAGTTGTCGTCATTAGCGTGTGGGAAAAACGGGCTGCGATCGATCCGAACCAACTCTTGTTCAAAGAATGTGACGTCATCGGTACGATCGCTTACTGTGACATTTTCCCGGCGGTCATTAAACTGATTGCCGACGGTCAAATTAAAGCGGATCAATTGATCACGAAGAAGATCGACGTCGACGACGTCGCAACCGAAGGGTTCGACGCACTCGTCGCGGAGAAGAGCCAAATTAAAATTCTAGTAAAGCCAAATTAA